AAGCTCTTCCGGATTCTCGGTATTAAGCGAATAGCCGAGAGATAAAAGTGCAACCCCGATGGAATCACGTTCGCTGTTCATCATAAAAATCTTCTTTTTATACTTTGGATTCCAAAGTATGTCCCATGAGTCGACAGGGTCGGTCACCATTGTGTCATTATAAGCAATGCAGACGGTTCCCCACTGATAAGGTATGGAGTACGCGTTCTCCGGGTCATATGACATATTGAGGAATTTGGAGTCAATATTTTTGAAGTTCGGCACGTTGTTATAATTGATTTCGGCAAGCATGTCGTTGTCTATCATCTTTTTGATCATATAATCCGAGGGGATAGCGACATCGTATGAATACCCGCCGCTGTTTTTTATCTTTAAAAACATATCCTCGTTTGTCTCGAATGTGTCATAAACGACCTTTATGCCTGTTTCTTTTGTAAACTGCTTAAGTACATCCGGATCGATGTAATCGCCCCAGTTGTAAACCTTGACAACCTGTTTGCTGCTTCCGCAGCCGGGCAAAACCCCGATTATCATAATCGCAGTAAGTATGAGCGCAAGAATTTT
This Bacillota bacterium DNA region includes the following protein-coding sequences:
- a CDS encoding spermidine/putrescine ABC transporter substrate-binding protein translates to MKKSIKILALILTAIMIIGVLPGCGSSKQVVKVYNWGDYIDPDVLKQFTKETGIKVVYDTFETNEDMFLKIKNSGGYSYDVAIPSDYMIKKMIDNDMLAEINYNNVPNFKNIDSKFLNMSYDPENAYSIPYQWGTVCIAYNDTMVTDPVDSWDILWNPKYKKKIFMMNSERDSIGVALLSLGYSLNTENPEEL